Within bacterium, the genomic segment CCATCATCGTCAGTTTGGCGCCGGAGTTGATGGCCAAATCCAACTGCTCGTCCGATAGGCCGGCTTGCTTGGTCAGTTGCTCGATCCAAGAGTAAAACTTGGCGCGGAGCAGAGCCAGATCATCACCCAAATTGAGCGAACCACGGAACTGCTCAAAATAGTCTCGCTCCTGCTCGCTGAGCACCTTTGAGTAAGTGCCCGGTAGGGATTTCACCGCTGGCCTGCCACTCAATCCCCCGTGGAACTTGCAGCGCCCATAGCCGGGATGCGGCGTCATGTAGCCGGCAGGATGAGCGCAGGGTTTGCCGGTTGACTTAGTCTTCGAGCCGCATTTCCGCCCGCCATATTTCTGGCTCATCTATCCCGCCCTTCGTTTTCTCAATCTCTCAAAACGGCCAGGTCGATCTGATATGGCAATCGCCCTCGGTGACCTTCCCCTTGCACCGAGTGCAGATATAGTTCGCGTGCCAATGCCCGACAACTCGCAGGCCGACCGCCGATTCTTCGATGTCACCATCTACCGGCACCCACTTGCGAATGCAGAGCTTCGGATTAGTTGGGGTGGGCACCTCCTGAAACTCGAAGGTCACCATCTTTCCGACCGCCCCGCCGCAGGTCTTGTGTTCCCACTCCGAAAAACTAGGCATCAAGAGGTCGGCCTTCCTGGTCCCGAGTGGAATCATCTTCCCGGTGATCTGACACCATAGCCGACGAAACCAAATGCATTGATCGCAAGTCATCGTCTACTCGCCTCCTGCCAAAGTTGCAGATGGAATTGCAGTTTCCGAATGGCGCCTCGCAGAGTATGGGCAATCGGGACCTCAATAATGGTGCGATCAAACCACCGGGCGCGAAGGTAACGAGGACCCACTCTCCAGTAGTCGTTACCAGCATAGTCAACCGCTCCGGTAACATTGAACTGCAAGAGCGGCCACTTCTGGCGCAAGCGGTCCAACTGCTTCTGCTCGTCGGTCAGAGTCCATCCTATCTGAGCCATGGCCGCCCTTCGTTTTTCCAATCCCTCAATCTCCGCCAGCGGATGTGACTCTCGTTCTCCTTCGATATTCCCTCGGCATGATACCGAGCAACTCTGCCAATTGAGACCTGATCCGTCGCAGCCGTTTATAGCACGCCTGATGGCTCATGCCGAGAAAGTGCGCCGTCTCGGGCACTCCATGCCCATCAACCAATCGCTGAATGAGAATGAGGTCTAGCGGCGCAAGGTGCCGCAAGGCTTGTACCATATCAATCCGGTCTTCGATTTGGCTCAGTGTGCTCATTCGCCCACCTCCTCAAGTGTGATCTCACAGCCGGGCAGGTTATCACCCAGAGCAAACTGCTTCGTGCAGTGGAGCATCACCACCAGGGAATCATCCGCCAGAAGTGCGGGGACTAGGGCGTCAAGCGTTGCTTTGATCAGGTTGTCCAACTCTCCGCGCCGGCTCGTCGGCCAATGGTTTTTCTTGGGCAGGCTCTTTGGTCGCGGCAGGTAGAATCGCATGGTGCATTGGCAAGGGCCGGTCATGGCCGCCGTTCCCTTCCCCGCCAGCAGCGCGGCCTCGTGCCGGCAGAGCGTTGCCCATTCGGTCGAGGGCGAATAGACCCGGGCGTGTCCGCCGAAGGCGCGCGCCCGCGGCCTACCCTGCGGCTTCGGTATCCCGACAACTTTCAGGGTGATGGCTCTGGTTTGCTTCTGCGCTTCACTCTCCACGCTTCACGCTCCCTCGTCGAAAAGAGTTTGCTGCAACCTCATCCCTTCCAGCACCATCTCCAGGTTCGGGAAGACCTCGCAGAGCAGGAACTGATACTCGTACCCCACTCTCCACCTCTTCGTCTCGGGATCGAATGACCTCCGCGCCGGCTCGACCTTCGCTTTTAGTTCTTCCAGCGCCGTCCACCATGCGCCATCCTCTCCCGACCAGGTGAACTCAAACCAGCAGTCATCGCCGTCGTTGACGATCCGCAAAGATTCGAGACGGGCTTTCATTCCCCCAGCAGAATCCCCACCGCGCTCATCACCCGGCGCCGCGCCTCTACCTGAAGCGGCTGCAGGGCCCGGACGACCAACTCCATGGCGCCTATCGAGCCATCGTCGCTCGGCTTGGGCCGGTCGGGCATAGTCGCGGGAACCTGTGGCGCCGCCGGCACCTCCGGCTTCGCAGCCTTGGCCGCGCCCGGCTTCCGCCCGCGCTTGGCCTTCAACTCCGGCGGAGGAAGTTTCCTCTTCTCAGCCAAACAGTCGGGGCAAATCCATGTCCAGCGCCCCCGCTTGTCACTGGGCGGCTTGAAGGTGTGGAATCCGACCTGGCAGACCAGCATTCCATTCGCCTCCTCAGTGATGCACCGCTTGACCTGCGAGAGAGCAATACCGAAATGGTCTGCCGTGATCCGAAGTGTGTGCCCCGATTCCAAACAGTAGTCAAGTACCGCCCTCGAATCCACTGCTACGCTCTTCGTCATCTCACTTGCCTCCCTTGTTGTGATTTTTCAGCCATCATTCCCCCTCCGGCTCTCGCCCGGAATCTCAATGCCCGTGCAGGTCTCGCGCTTGTCGCCGACCTCGGCGCGTGACTCTTCCGCCATCCCCAGCAACTCCGCCTGCGCTTCCAACAATCTCCTCCGGGCCCGTAGCCACCGGCGGCGGTCTACTCCGGGCGGGCAAATGTCCAGCCTAACCTCTACTGCCACGGCGTCACCTCCCGCGCCACCTCGACGAACCTCTGTTCCCATGCCCGCCACCCATAGCGGAAATCGCAAATCGGCCCATTGCGCTGCTTGGCCAGGATAAACTCAACCTCCTGTTGGTCATGGGCAACCGCTTGCCGGTCCTCCCGTTTCTCCGCCCAATTGGGGTGATAGATGAAGATCACCCAGTCGGCGTCCTGCTCCAACTGCGAGGTGTTCTTGAGGTCGGTGAGTTCCGGCCGGAAGTTTCCCTTACCCAGGCCGGGCCGGTGGAGTTGGCTGGTGACTACCATCGGGACACCAATCTCCATTGCCAAGCCCTTGAGTACCCGGCTCGCCCTTGCCACTCGCGCCGTGTCGCCATCGGTTCCTGGAGCCTCTAGCATCTGCACATAATCCACGGCGATCAGTTTCAGGCCGTATTGCCCCTTCGCCTTGACCGCCATCCGGTAGAGTGAATCTATATCGGGGTTCCCGCAGGACAGATACAGCGGAACCTCTTTCGCTCGCGCCCCGACCTGAATCACCTTCCGCCAGTCCTCTTCGTTCAGGTTGGCGATCCGTAGAGCATGGCCGTCCACACCGGCGACATGGGTGAGTACCCGCTGGGCGAGTTCGCCTGGGTGCATTTCGAGCGAAAAGAATCCGACGGGCATATCATGCTGGAAGGCCAGGTGGCAAAGCATCTGCAAAACGAATGCCGTCTTTCCCCTTCCTGGCTGGCCCGCCACCAGGATATAATTGCCGGGGTGCATCCCCGTTGTTATCAGGTCAAGGCCGCATAGGGAAGTTTCCAGGCCGGTGACTGCCTTACCGGATACCTGCCGCTTCTCCAAATCGTCCATTTCTGCCTGAACCGCATCGGCGATCCGCGAGAAGGACGAACCCTCCGCCCACTGGAACTGCGCCTTGATTCCCTCGACCCTGGCCGCTGACTCAGCAATCACATCAGCCGTCGCCTGTGATTCGTCATAGGCCATCTGCTGGGCCTCATTCGCCACGGCGATCAGCCGGCGCCGGATCGCCTTGTCTTTGACAATCGCGCAATACCTCTCAGCGTTGGCGGCATGGGGCACAGAATCCAGAATGGTGGCCAGGTAGCCCAAACCGCCGACCATTTGGAGTTGGGCGCTATCGGCAAGACTGGCCTGTAAGGTAATCAGGTCAACCTCAATGCCGGCTTCCTGCAATCGCGTGATATGTGCAAAGAGCGTGGCGTGAGCCTCACGGTAGAAATCGCTGGACTCCAGCCCCTTGCCCAACACCCGGTCAATCGCCTTCGGGTCCTGCATCATCGAACCAAGTGTCGCCTGTTCAGCCTCTAAATCCTGCGGGGGCAGTTTGCCAAGTGTGAAGTCAGTCATGCACACACCTCGTTTAGTTCCTCGTGGGCATCAGCGAATAATCCTTTCGACGCGCTCTCTGCCTTCCTGAGATTCTTTACCGCCACCTCAAAGTAGGATTCCTTGAGTTCTATCCCGACCGCCTTTCTACCGAGCCGGATTGCCTGGTATGCCTCAGAGCCGATCCCCATAAACGGTGTCAGTACTGTCTCGCCTGGGTTGCTATACAATTTGATGCACCGCTCGATAGTGCCGAGTTGTAGTGGGCAAATGTGCTTCTCGTCATCGGCTGCCCGCGCCACAGAATACTGGAGCGTGTCGGTTTCATGCACACCCAGCCAGATACCATGCGCCCACTCAATCCACTTCTCATTGTCCATTTCTCCGTTGGCGACCGGAGTAACGGGTACGGCACATTCACCCGGCTTCCGAAAAAGCAGAACCTGGTCAACTAGAGCGGGGCGGCTACAGGACGAATCTTTACGCATCTGGACGAAAAGCAGGGCCTTGCTCTTTACACGAATCGCCTGCGCCTGCGGGTTCTTCTGCACGAATGCCCGCCCGACAAAGACCCATCCTTCGCGCTCGTAGGCACAGATCACCGCACCAGGAAAGTCACGAACACCGATATACCCGTCCCTTTGCGCCATCGCTGGAATGTCGCTCGTATGCACGCAAGTCAGCCGACCCGGCTTCGTGACGCGTAGCACCTCCCGGATAATGAAGGAGTAGTGCTCAAAGAACTCCGCCCAATCCCGCGAGTTGCCGAGGTCCCGTTCCGTAGCGGTGTAGGTGTATAAATCGGCGAAGGGTGGACTATACACCGAAAGATCAATCGAATCGTCGGCTAGTTCGGGTAGGCGCTTCGCGGAATCCCCCAGCATAGCCGTCCACCGATCACCAGTTACCACGGCCTCTGCATATAAATCGTCTTTCTGTTCCAGCATTTGCAGTTCCCCCTCTTCGTATAGCCTAATGCGACCCACCAATTCTCGACGAAGCCGGTTAGCCATAGCATCTTTGCGCATGACATTCCGATAAACCTCATCTTCCTGACCTGAGAGAATCAGGTGGACATTGACTGGCGATTCTTGCCCGTACCGCCACTCACGGCGAATGGATTGATAGAACTGTTCCCATGAATCATTCATGCCGAGAAAGGCCATATCGTGTGCGTTCTGGAAGTTCATCCCAAAGCCGCCAATACGCGGCTTCGTCACCAGTATGCGAAACTCCCCATCCTGGAACCTCTCGAACTGCTGGGCCTTATACTCTGGCGAATGATCTCCCCTAACCTCAACAGTGTCGTCAAATAGAGAGGCCGCAAGGGTGCTTTCCTGCGATAGACCCGTCCAGATAATCCACTGACCTGGAGAGGTCGCAACCGTAGCCTTCAGCGCCTCAATTTTAGATGTAAGTGTCTCCGCGCGAACGCAAGCACGGTCTTTGATTCCATGTAGATGGGTGAAGAATAACTGAGACGGGTCGCTATAGTCAGCCTGCACGAAATGGGGGGTAATCCGTAGTTCGGGAAGAATGAATCCGTCGTCCTTGTAGCCCAGGTCTGACGGCTGCATCATACTAATAGCCCAGGATGAAAGCCACTGAAAGAAGGGTTGCTCTGCGTGGTGCTTCAGCCGCCATTCCGTGCCACCCTTATTGCTTCCCTTTCTCCGATAGCCTGTTCCGTTACCATCGAAAAGGGTATGCTCC encodes:
- a CDS encoding RusA family crossover junction endodeoxyribonuclease, whose translation is MESEAQKQTRAITLKVVGIPKPQGRPRARAFGGHARVYSPSTEWATLCRHEAALLAGKGTAAMTGPCQCTMRFYLPRPKSLPKKNHWPTSRRGELDNLIKATLDALVPALLADDSLVVMLHCTKQFALGDNLPGCEITLEEVGE
- a CDS encoding replicative DNA helicase, producing MTDFTLGKLPPQDLEAEQATLGSMMQDPKAIDRVLGKGLESSDFYREAHATLFAHITRLQEAGIEVDLITLQASLADSAQLQMVGGLGYLATILDSVPHAANAERYCAIVKDKAIRRRLIAVANEAQQMAYDESQATADVIAESAARVEGIKAQFQWAEGSSFSRIADAVQAEMDDLEKRQVSGKAVTGLETSLCGLDLITTGMHPGNYILVAGQPGRGKTAFVLQMLCHLAFQHDMPVGFFSLEMHPGELAQRVLTHVAGVDGHALRIANLNEEDWRKVIQVGARAKEVPLYLSCGNPDIDSLYRMAVKAKGQYGLKLIAVDYVQMLEAPGTDGDTARVARASRVLKGLAMEIGVPMVVTSQLHRPGLGKGNFRPELTDLKNTSQLEQDADWVIFIYHPNWAEKREDRQAVAHDQQEVEFILAKQRNGPICDFRYGWRAWEQRFVEVAREVTPWQ
- a CDS encoding DNA methyltransferase — translated: MTDFLADNLDYEGWLRTKQHRVTSCGITVPLDEINPILFPFQRDIVRWAVGKGRCAVFLDTGLGKTFIQLEWARLLGKRTLIIAPLSVARQTCREAKKIGIKVAYVRSQGEISGGASLWITNYEMLDAFDLSRFGAVVLDESSILKALDGKTRKKLTAAADGVPYRLCCTATPAPNDSIELGNHSQFLGICTMAEMLAMFFINANKEHTLFDGNGTGYRRKGSNKGGTEWRLKHHAEQPFFQWLSSWAISMMQPSDLGYKDDGFILPELRITPHFVQADYSDPSQLFFTHLHGIKDRACVRAETLTSKIEALKATVATSPGQWIIWTGLSQESTLAASLFDDTVEVRGDHSPEYKAQQFERFQDGEFRILVTKPRIGGFGMNFQNAHDMAFLGMNDSWEQFYQSIRREWRYGQESPVNVHLILSGQEDEVYRNVMRKDAMANRLRRELVGRIRLYEEGELQMLEQKDDLYAEAVVTGDRWTAMLGDSAKRLPELADDSIDLSVYSPPFADLYTYTATERDLGNSRDWAEFFEHYSFIIREVLRVTKPGRLTCVHTSDIPAMAQRDGYIGVRDFPGAVICAYEREGWVFVGRAFVQKNPQAQAIRVKSKALLFVQMRKDSSCSRPALVDQVLLFRKPGECAVPVTPVANGEMDNEKWIEWAHGIWLGVHETDTLQYSVARAADDEKHICPLQLGTIERCIKLYSNPGETVLTPFMGIGSEAYQAIRLGRKAVGIELKESYFEVAVKNLRKAESASKGLFADAHEELNEVCA